From the Plodia interpunctella isolate USDA-ARS_2022_Savannah chromosome 5, ilPloInte3.2, whole genome shotgun sequence genome, one window contains:
- the LOC128669707 gene encoding gustatory receptor for sugar taste 64a has translation MLPSVLDLDFIQLVGKVFHYSCWFGVVGSGRPLWRVWSVVVLIMLVAIQISAIWKVIRALAGWTVDVSGSRSVTARLAGTMFYSNAILCHILTSRIAASWEKQSNLWIAVERAMTLNIPPDATIRRRLIIVIIFMTVCGCAEHLMSVVSQIDFDQPISAILKQYTLNSHGFLLMNSTYSHWLALPLLFMSNIATILWNFQDMIIILISLGLKSRYHRLNQFVAKICANEKQKSQCDIFEPIRVYTWRKIREAYVKQAMLVRTVDRRIGAVVMLSCFVNFYFICLQIFLGITQASQGLFKQIYYMTSLLWIITRISSVVLVAADVNVYSKMALKYLYGCHFKHYNIEINRLQTQLTRDYVALSGLGFFTLTKTILLQMASSVITYELVLIQFDNNESNDSVNSTKFD, from the exons GATTTCATCCAACTGGTGGGGAAAGTGTTCCATTACTCTTGTTGGTTCGGAGTAGTGGGGTCTGGGCGTCCGCTATGGAGGGTGTGGAGTGTGGTGGTGCTCATAATGCTGGTGGCAATCCAGATTTCAGCTATATGGAAGGTGATACGAGCGCTGGCTGGATGGACGGTCGACGTTTCTGGAAGTA GGAGTGTCACAGCTCGGCTTGCCGGCACGATGTTTTACTCGAATGCGATCCTCTGCCACATCCTGACCTCACGAATTGCAGCATCGTGGGAGAAGCAGTCGAATCTCTGGATCGCGGTGGAGAGGGCGATGACCCTAAATATTCCACCTGATGCAACTATTAGGAGGAGGTTGATCATAGTAATCATTTTTATGACAGTTTGTGGATGTG cGGAGCACTTAATGAGTGTTGTGTCACAAATAGATTTTGATCAACCAATCTCTGCCATACTTAAACAGTACACTCTGAATTCGCATGGATTTTTGTTAATGAATT cGACCTATTCCCACTGGCTGGCTTTGCCACTTCTCTTCATGAGTAACATTGCAACAATTCTATGGAACTTTCAAGACATGATAATAATTCTCATCAGCTTGGGACTAAAATCACGTTACCATAGGCTGAATCAGTTCGTAGCTAAAATTTGCGCTAATGAAAAGCAGAAAAGTCAATGCGAT ATCTTCGAACCAATCAGAGTGTATACTTGGAGAAAAATACGCGAAGCCTACGTCAAGCAGGCAATGTTGGTGCGCACCGTGGACCGAAGGATCGGCGCTGTGGTCATGTTATCATGCTTTgtcaacttttatttcatatgcTTGCAAATTTTTTTGGGCATcac CCAAGCCAGCCAGGGCCTGTTCAAGCAAATCTACTACATGACCTCATTGCTGTGGATCATCACAAGAATCAGCAGCGTGGTGCTCGTAGCTGCTGATGTTAATGTCTACTCAAAGATGGCGCTGAAGTACTTGTACGGATGTCACTTTAAGCACTACAATATTGAG ATAAACAGATTGCAAACACAATTAACAAGGGATTATGTCGCTCTTAGCGGCCTGGGTTTCTTTACACTgactaaaactattttactGCAA